ATAGGATAATATAAATTTATACTTATATCAATTGTTTTTTGAATATTGTGTTGCATTGAAAATAAATAGCTAATAGATATTGCTACATTTACCATACTTAGTATATAATTATGTTGTGAAAGTTATTTTGGAAGGGAGAGATTTCTTTGTTTGATATCGTAATTATTGGAGCAGGCCCGGCAGGAGGTAGTGCAGCGTTGTTTGCTGCAAAAGCAGGGAAGAAGACGTTGCTGATTGACAATGACAAAAGCATGACCAAGCGCGCGTGGATGGAAAATCACTACGGCATCATGGAAATCTCCGGCCCAGATCTCATTGAGATCGGTAAAAAGCAAGCAGCGAAATTCGGTGCGGAGCTGGTAGCCGATCAAGTCAGCAACATTACCAAAACAGAGCAAGGCTTGCTCGTAGAGACAGCGGAAAAAGGCAGCTTTGAGGCAAAGCATGTGATACTTGCAACTGGAGCGCTCGTGACTTTGGCAGAAGCGATTGGGGTAAAAACCAAAGAAGGCTCAGAGCCACGGATCAAAACCGTTGTCGATGTCGATGCACAAGGGAAGACGAACATCGAAGGAATTTGGGCAGCAGGTACGTGCGCGGGAGTAAGCGTACATACAATTATTACATCTGGTGATGGCGCCAAGGTTGCAATCAATGTCATCAGCGAAATGAATGGCGAACGTTACGTCGATCACGATGTTTTGAAAACAAACTAAATCAGGTTAAGAAACACCTTCTTACTTTTGTAAAGAAGGTGTTTTCCTTTTTCTACAATTGGCGATAGCTTGTATCGTGATCGCGTTTTTGACATAATGAAGCTAATTGTGCTAATCGACGTGAAGAATCCTGTCAGGTTGCAGAGCGTTCCTGCTGCTCAGAATTGATACGGATTCTATTTTTATCTAGATTATCCTGGATAAGTAAGGAGGGAGACAGGAAGCATGTTTGTCAATCATGTGGTGATAAGCGTGATCGTTTCTTCCTGCACGA
The window above is part of the Brevibacillus brevis NBRC 100599 genome. Proteins encoded here:
- a CDS encoding FAD-dependent oxidoreductase, whose protein sequence is MFDIVIIGAGPAGGSAALFAAKAGKKTLLIDNDKSMTKRAWMENHYGIMEISGPDLIEIGKKQAAKFGAELVADQVSNITKTEQGLLVETAEKGSFEAKHVILATGALVTLAEAIGVKTKEGSEPRIKTVVDVDAQGKTNIEGIWAAGTCAGVSVHTIITSGDGAKVAINVISEMNGERYVDHDVLKTN